From a single Actinomyces viscosus genomic region:
- the pelF gene encoding GT4 family glycosyltransferase PelF, whose product MSSSSSFRARLESLPLRYSAPAGGYAPMPSPDDAPGIGDRGQDSGPTVKVGPDGYGVVVTTGGSSALSGPSGPSAASARSAPGARSAASARSARSAPGARSAASAPGARSAPATPSAASASDAAGAPDGHRARRSQHLAEPRGVTRAVGTPAAVDAASSELPGRTAPRDLPPVSESAATPEVPAAPIYGVVQTPAPAGYGVVQPRPRSPEPAAPSEGAEVLDSPIFGTMRSEPVPASPPASAGSPGSAGSVASPERAALPERAAGPETRAASSTPDEGADESVLPSPAPVAPFQETVLAPEAQAPVVGPDGAGIPSDSVGPGVPGGPVGTAGAAGTQGAGGAGSPSPMAPTAIAWESVASAASDAAAIPLSQQNAEAEEEAQAGAAELLQVPEEPEPEPDTQTLPDGVPEDGVYVDVDVAIVMESTYPYLKGGVSAVVHDIITGNPDLTFGIIHITWDSHSALKDLYGMPDNVAWVRVLYLSMEEHQEDFLRARPRDLRMNRRQRRELSRRILGALLALAQEGRTEPLWEIISEGLSASRRYPVWAILGTREFMEAYHDMMPDLGMSMTDIFWCLRDFFSLAYAVLAEPVPRASVYHAHTTGYAMLLSVNAAREHGTRVLLTEHNLYVRDTVNTLLERRMDLNITLQDYRTFDVTGRERMWMAWWLEMGRLCYPYAYASTYLYPRAITEANELGGDAGRAIVIPNGIVTEEFDASYAARLAAIEEIKKEGADKHLWKLVYIARVVPIKGLLDMIDSVRLMVDRGLNIHLDVCGPTEHMPSYFEQCLTRIVEQGLESVITIRGTVKVRELLPEFDLFVLPSYNEGLPVVSLETMGAGIPTVSTDVGAVRSVVEDMIVTEDGQTWDACGIIIEPGDPAVMADKVQEVISDVELYERLSLNARGRVEAAYDLVKVNASYNKIYRQGGAGEQARPETDQGGA is encoded by the coding sequence GTGAGCTCGTCGTCGTCCTTCCGCGCCCGGCTGGAGAGTCTTCCGCTGCGCTACTCGGCCCCAGCCGGCGGCTACGCCCCGATGCCCAGTCCCGACGACGCCCCCGGCATCGGCGACCGGGGCCAGGACTCCGGTCCCACGGTCAAGGTCGGCCCCGACGGCTACGGCGTCGTCGTCACCACCGGCGGGTCGAGCGCTCTGAGCGGCCCCTCGGGCCCCAGTGCCGCCAGCGCCCGGAGCGCGCCCGGTGCTCGTAGTGCTGCCAGCGCCCGGAGTGCGCGCAGTGCGCCCGGTGCCCGCAGTGCCGCCAGCGCGCCCGGTGCCCGCAGCGCCCCCGCTACTCCTAGTGCCGCCAGTGCCTCAGACGCGGCCGGAGCGCCCGATGGACACCGGGCCCGTCGCAGCCAGCACCTGGCGGAACCTCGCGGCGTGACAAGGGCGGTCGGCACGCCAGCCGCGGTCGACGCCGCGAGCTCCGAGCTCCCGGGGCGCACCGCCCCTCGCGACCTTCCGCCGGTGAGCGAGTCGGCAGCGACCCCCGAGGTCCCCGCGGCGCCGATCTACGGCGTCGTCCAGACCCCGGCTCCGGCCGGTTACGGAGTGGTCCAGCCGCGCCCCCGGTCCCCGGAGCCGGCCGCCCCCTCGGAGGGCGCCGAGGTCCTGGACTCCCCGATCTTCGGGACCATGCGCTCAGAGCCCGTGCCGGCCTCTCCGCCGGCCTCGGCAGGCTCCCCGGGATCGGCGGGATCCGTGGCCTCGCCGGAGCGGGCGGCCTTACCGGAGCGGGCGGCCGGGCCGGAGACCCGGGCCGCGTCGTCGACGCCCGACGAGGGGGCCGACGAAAGCGTCCTGCCGTCGCCCGCCCCGGTGGCGCCCTTCCAGGAGACGGTGCTGGCCCCGGAGGCGCAGGCCCCCGTCGTCGGCCCGGACGGAGCCGGTATCCCCAGTGACTCTGTTGGCCCTGGTGTCCCCGGTGGCCCCGTCGGTACAGCGGGTGCGGCCGGTACCCAGGGCGCGGGAGGCGCGGGCTCACCGAGCCCCATGGCGCCCACCGCCATCGCCTGGGAGTCCGTGGCCTCGGCCGCCTCCGACGCCGCCGCGATCCCGCTGTCCCAGCAGAACGCCGAGGCCGAGGAGGAGGCCCAGGCGGGCGCGGCCGAGCTCCTCCAGGTCCCCGAGGAGCCCGAGCCGGAACCGGACACCCAGACCCTGCCCGACGGCGTCCCCGAGGACGGCGTCTACGTCGACGTCGACGTCGCCATCGTCATGGAGTCCACCTACCCCTACCTCAAGGGCGGGGTCTCCGCGGTGGTCCACGACATCATCACCGGCAACCCCGACCTGACCTTCGGCATCATCCACATCACCTGGGACTCCCACTCGGCGCTCAAGGACCTCTACGGCATGCCGGACAACGTCGCCTGGGTCCGGGTCCTCTACCTGTCCATGGAGGAGCACCAGGAGGACTTCCTGCGCGCCCGCCCGCGCGACCTGCGCATGAACCGCCGCCAGCGCCGCGAGCTGTCCCGCCGCATCCTGGGCGCCCTGCTCGCCCTGGCCCAGGAGGGCCGCACCGAGCCGCTGTGGGAGATCATCAGCGAGGGCCTGAGCGCCTCGCGGCGCTACCCGGTCTGGGCGATCCTGGGGACGCGCGAGTTCATGGAGGCCTACCACGACATGATGCCGGACCTGGGGATGTCGATGACCGACATCTTCTGGTGCCTGCGCGACTTCTTCTCCCTGGCCTACGCGGTCCTGGCCGAGCCGGTCCCGCGCGCCTCGGTGTACCACGCCCACACCACCGGCTACGCCATGCTCCTGAGCGTCAACGCCGCCCGCGAGCACGGCACCCGGGTGCTGCTGACCGAGCACAACCTCTACGTGCGCGACACGGTCAACACCCTCCTGGAGCGCCGGATGGACCTCAACATCACCCTGCAGGACTACCGCACCTTCGACGTCACCGGGCGCGAGCGCATGTGGATGGCCTGGTGGCTGGAGATGGGGCGCCTGTGCTACCCCTACGCCTACGCCTCCACCTACCTCTACCCGCGGGCCATCACCGAGGCCAACGAGCTCGGAGGCGACGCCGGTCGGGCCATCGTCATCCCCAACGGCATCGTCACCGAGGAGTTCGACGCCTCCTATGCCGCCCGCCTGGCCGCCATCGAGGAGATCAAGAAGGAGGGCGCGGACAAGCACCTGTGGAAGCTCGTGTACATCGCCCGCGTCGTGCCCATCAAGGGGCTGCTGGACATGATCGACTCGGTGCGCCTCATGGTGGACCGGGGGCTGAACATCCACCTGGACGTGTGCGGGCCCACCGAGCACATGCCCTCCTACTTCGAGCAGTGCCTGACCCGCATCGTCGAGCAGGGCCTGGAGAGCGTCATCACCATCCGCGGCACCGTCAAGGTCCGCGAGCTCCTGCCCGAGTTCGACCTGTTCGTCCTGCCCAGCTACAACGAGGGCCTTCCCGTGGTCTCCCTGGAGACCATGGGGGCGGGCATCCCCACGGTGAGCACCGACGTCGGCGCCGTGCGCTCCGTCGTCGAGGACATGATCGTCACCGAGGACGGGCAGACCTGGGACGCCTGCGGCATCATCATCGAGCCCGGCGACCCCGCCGTCATGGCGGACAAGGTCCAGGAGGTCATCAGCGACGTCGAGCTCTATGAGCGCCTGAGCCTCAACGCCCGTGGCCGCGTGGAGGCCGCCTACGACCTGGTCAAGGTCAACGCCTCCTACAACAAGATCTACCGTCAGGGCGGGGCCGGCGAGCAGGCCCGTCCGGAAACCGACCAAGGAGGAGCATGA
- a CDS encoding putative glycoside hydrolase has product MRSSTGGVGAWIRYGNPLEPGELDFAIAHYRAAILQPWETEAAARLKEARPDMTVLAYRCLSSTRDFEPDSMRASGLSYREARRRGWLAKRDNGDLVEWSTYPGHFQARVWDPDYRRRWVEEVCQATAGTAFDGIMADNDVFDDYYDLDFPLEGIADAAALRAELNTFVDQVGAGLNSVGKILIPNVAEARREPGRWDRHSAWGGGFDECWLGWGDDHLFDEATALAQIHELRGPGLSIVRTPDGGGGGTGTRGDGATRLPYGLYGLAAFWVFGGGEGAYAATGHDDYSRTPWFPALDADLGRPLGRPQRRSGAWVREFEGGLAAVVLSGEGQAGLELPAGLVLPGPTGAPDGEPLPTRVTLPGHFGLIALRP; this is encoded by the coding sequence ATGAGGAGCAGCACCGGCGGCGTCGGAGCCTGGATCCGTTACGGCAACCCGCTCGAGCCCGGGGAGCTGGACTTCGCGATCGCCCACTACCGGGCCGCGATCCTCCAGCCCTGGGAGACCGAGGCCGCCGCCCGCCTCAAGGAGGCGCGCCCGGACATGACGGTCCTGGCCTACCGGTGCCTGTCCTCCACGCGCGACTTCGAGCCGGACTCCATGCGCGCCTCCGGGCTGTCCTACCGCGAGGCCCGCCGCCGCGGCTGGCTCGCCAAGCGCGACAACGGGGACCTGGTGGAGTGGAGCACCTACCCCGGCCACTTCCAGGCCCGCGTGTGGGACCCCGACTACCGCCGCCGCTGGGTCGAGGAGGTCTGCCAGGCCACCGCCGGCACCGCCTTCGACGGCATCATGGCGGACAACGACGTCTTCGACGACTACTACGACCTGGACTTCCCGCTGGAGGGCATCGCCGACGCCGCCGCCCTGCGCGCCGAGCTGAACACCTTCGTCGACCAGGTCGGCGCCGGGCTCAACAGCGTCGGCAAGATCCTCATCCCCAACGTGGCCGAGGCCCGCCGCGAGCCCGGTCGCTGGGACCGCCACTCCGCCTGGGGCGGCGGCTTCGACGAGTGCTGGCTGGGCTGGGGGGATGACCACCTCTTCGACGAGGCCACCGCCCTGGCCCAGATCCATGAGCTGCGCGGCCCCGGCCTGTCCATCGTGCGCACGCCCGACGGCGGGGGCGGCGGCACCGGCACCCGGGGCGATGGCGCTACCCGCCTCCCCTACGGCCTCTACGGGCTGGCGGCCTTCTGGGTCTTCGGAGGAGGGGAGGGCGCCTACGCGGCCACCGGCCACGACGACTACTCGCGCACCCCCTGGTTCCCGGCCCTCGACGCGGACCTGGGGCGGCCGCTCGGGCGGCCCCAGCGCCGCTCGGGGGCCTGGGTTCGCGAGTTCGAGGGGGGCCTGGCCGCCGTCGTCCTGAGCGGCGAGGGGCAGGCCGGGCTGGAGCTGCCCGCGGGCCTGGTCCTGCCCGGCCCCACCGGCGCGCCCGACGGCGAGCCGCTGCCCACCCGCGTCACCCTGCCGGGCCACTTCGGCCTCATCGCCCTGCGCCCCTGA
- the ppdK gene encoding pyruvate, phosphate dikinase yields the protein MPKYVYRFSEGDKDQKDLLGGKGANLAEMTRLGLPVPPGFTITTDACRAYLADGEVPDELAVQVTTALRGVEEELGRELGAAEDPLLVSVRSGAKFSMPGMMETVLNIGLNDASVKGLAATSGDERFAWDSYRRLIQMFGKTVLDIDGEHFSDALDAKKAERGVSLDYELDVDALTELVEQYKAIVREQAGIDFPQDPRAQLDMATEAVFRSWNTERAHIYRRREKIPHDLGTAVNVCTMVFGNMGETSGTGVCFTRDPSTGRTGVYGDYLVNAQGEDVVAGIRNTLSLADLERLDKSSYDELRSIMRRLETHYRDLCDIEFTIERGRLWMLQTRVGKRTAAAAFRVATQLVDEKLITMDEALTRVSGEQLTQLMFPQFDDESARDLLTRAMPASPGAAVGYIAFDNEEAVARSEKGDQVILVRRETNPDDLPGMVAAAGVLTARGGKTSHAAVVARGMGKTCVCGAEALEVDAAGKTLRVAGRDEVFTSDDIIAIDGTTGEVFLGQVDVVDSPVMTYLRRGLAEALDVAGDVDTRELVTSVDRLMRHADKVRRLEVRANADTPDDARHAIHRGAQGVGLCRTEHMFLGERKQFVQNLILAASDAEREAALAALLPLQKGDFIQMFETMNGKPMTVRLIDPPLHEFLPDLTELSVKVAVDRERGELDPADEELLAVVRKNHESNPMLGLRGARLLLTMPGLIELQVRAIAEAAVERLKVGGDPHPEIMIPLIGSVRELQLARERVEQVLREVSEASGYTLDFPVGCMIELPRAAVTAAHIAEEADFFSFGTNDLTQTTWGFSRDDVEGSFVGRYIDDGIFGISPFETIDDHGVGGMVRLGVERGRSTKPEMKMGVCGEHGGDPESIVFFHRVGLDYVSCSPFRVPVARLEAGRVAVEDKGE from the coding sequence ATGCCCAAGTACGTGTACCGCTTCAGCGAGGGTGACAAGGACCAGAAGGACCTCCTGGGCGGCAAGGGAGCGAACCTGGCGGAGATGACCCGCCTCGGCCTGCCCGTTCCCCCCGGCTTCACCATCACCACCGACGCCTGCCGCGCCTACCTGGCCGACGGCGAGGTCCCCGACGAGCTCGCCGTCCAGGTCACCACCGCTCTTCGCGGCGTGGAGGAGGAACTGGGGCGCGAGCTGGGCGCCGCCGAGGATCCGCTGCTCGTCTCGGTGCGCTCCGGCGCCAAGTTCTCCATGCCCGGCATGATGGAGACCGTCCTCAACATCGGCCTCAACGACGCCTCCGTGAAGGGCCTGGCCGCCACCAGCGGCGACGAGCGCTTCGCCTGGGACTCCTACCGCCGGCTCATCCAGATGTTTGGCAAGACCGTCCTGGACATCGACGGCGAGCACTTCTCCGACGCCCTGGACGCCAAGAAGGCCGAGCGCGGCGTGAGCCTCGACTACGAGCTGGACGTGGACGCGCTCACCGAGCTCGTCGAGCAGTACAAGGCGATCGTGCGCGAGCAGGCCGGCATCGACTTCCCCCAGGACCCGCGCGCCCAGCTCGACATGGCCACCGAGGCCGTCTTCCGCTCCTGGAACACCGAGCGCGCCCACATCTACCGCCGCCGCGAGAAGATCCCCCACGACCTGGGCACGGCCGTCAACGTGTGCACCATGGTCTTCGGCAACATGGGGGAGACCTCCGGCACCGGCGTGTGCTTCACCCGGGACCCCTCCACCGGGCGCACCGGCGTCTACGGCGACTACCTCGTCAACGCCCAGGGCGAGGACGTCGTCGCCGGCATCCGCAACACCCTGTCCCTGGCCGACCTCGAGCGCCTGGACAAGAGCTCCTACGACGAGCTGCGCTCCATCATGCGGCGCCTGGAGACCCACTACCGCGACCTGTGCGACATCGAGTTCACCATCGAGCGCGGCAGGCTGTGGATGCTCCAGACCCGCGTGGGCAAGCGCACCGCCGCGGCCGCCTTCCGCGTGGCCACCCAGCTCGTCGACGAGAAGCTCATCACCATGGACGAGGCCCTCACGCGCGTCTCCGGCGAGCAGCTCACCCAGCTGATGTTCCCCCAGTTCGACGACGAGTCCGCCCGCGACCTGCTCACCCGGGCCATGCCCGCCTCCCCGGGCGCCGCCGTGGGCTACATCGCCTTCGACAACGAGGAGGCCGTCGCCCGCTCCGAGAAGGGCGACCAGGTCATCCTCGTGCGCCGCGAGACCAACCCCGACGACCTGCCCGGCATGGTGGCGGCCGCCGGCGTGCTCACGGCCCGCGGCGGCAAGACCAGCCACGCCGCTGTCGTCGCCCGCGGCATGGGCAAGACCTGCGTGTGCGGCGCCGAGGCCCTGGAGGTCGACGCCGCCGGTAAGACCCTGCGCGTGGCCGGCCGCGACGAGGTCTTCACCAGTGATGACATCATCGCCATCGACGGCACCACCGGCGAGGTCTTCCTCGGCCAGGTCGACGTCGTCGACTCCCCGGTCATGACCTACCTGCGCCGCGGCCTGGCCGAGGCCCTCGACGTGGCCGGCGACGTCGACACCCGCGAGCTCGTCACCTCCGTGGACCGCCTCATGCGCCACGCGGACAAGGTCCGCCGCCTTGAGGTGCGCGCCAACGCCGACACCCCCGACGACGCCCGCCACGCCATCCACCGCGGCGCCCAGGGCGTGGGCCTGTGCCGCACCGAGCACATGTTCCTGGGCGAGCGCAAGCAGTTCGTCCAGAATCTCATCCTGGCCGCCTCCGACGCCGAGCGCGAGGCCGCCCTGGCGGCCCTCCTGCCGCTGCAGAAGGGCGACTTCATCCAGATGTTCGAGACGATGAACGGCAAGCCCATGACGGTGCGCCTCATCGACCCGCCGCTGCACGAGTTCCTCCCGGACCTGACCGAGCTGAGCGTCAAGGTGGCCGTGGACCGTGAGCGCGGTGAGCTGGACCCGGCCGATGAGGAGCTCCTGGCCGTGGTGCGCAAGAACCACGAGTCCAATCCGATGCTCGGCCTGCGCGGGGCCCGCCTGCTGCTGACCATGCCGGGCCTCATCGAGCTGCAGGTGCGCGCCATTGCCGAGGCCGCTGTCGAGCGGCTCAAGGTCGGCGGCGACCCGCACCCGGAGATCATGATCCCGCTCATCGGCTCGGTGCGTGAGCTTCAGCTGGCGCGCGAGCGCGTGGAGCAGGTGCTGCGGGAGGTCTCCGAGGCCTCCGGCTACACGCTCGACTTCCCGGTGGGCTGCATGATCGAGCTGCCGCGCGCGGCCGTCACCGCCGCCCACATCGCCGAGGAGGCCGACTTCTTCTCCTTCGGCACCAACGACCTGACCCAGACCACCTGGGGCTTCTCGCGCGACGACGTCGAGGGCTCCTTCGTGGGCCGCTACATCGACGACGGCATCTTCGGCATCTCCCCCTTCGAGACCATCGACGACCACGGCGTGGGCGGCATGGTGCGCCTGGGCGTGGAGCGCGGCCGCTCCACCAAGCCGGAGATGAAGATGGGCGTGTGCGGTGAGCACGGCGGGGACCCCGAGTCCATCGTCTTCTTCCACCGCGTGGGCCTGGACTACGTGTCCTGCTCGCCCTTCCGGGTGCCGGTGGCCCGCCTGGAGGCCGGGCGCGTCGCCGTCGAGGACAAGGGCGAGTAA
- a CDS encoding bifunctional lysylphosphatidylglycerol flippase/synthetase MprF, whose product MPSASSTTTPPDVPESDPSPVSSSASSVSSPSPAAEPSQPSRPARKRPGAPATTSTTSGAAAPSSAPTASSSAPASGLRSYAHRAWRATRTWLAPAPAATASAVIVLLVGLVLMPWGHRGQMALAALINRPERAWTLLTAWAAPGHLVPVAGVIALLSIGVLLERLLGTQRWLVTGVISAAGGIALAQALYPLIGRVWEAWSPYLVHAPIQGVSLPMAGLVAASTSVMRPSWRRRVRLVMFAVLIVSAAVTGTVGALARLGSGVVGLVLGIVLERGQQTAPSQELPRRVERELVAFLVACWSVGCALAVLSNAAGPLADARYGLTPAILPKDAVVYPVELLLLCMPAVLQLVLADGLRRGRRSAALGTIALQMFLGACAAMFALVEKIIDEQLPESATTTARILHSWLYSGHLLVPLLLNIVVISLVVWKRSCFTLGSRPGVIRRAVIAWVLTGLGGAAVSVFGGLLISRDFSPYATWSDLLETYLSYLLPVSTGGIMGLIVEPLTPMAHLVTEWVPVAVWLLTILWVWLAQSAPARTRVSSREELTELVRSRGAGTLGWMLTWEGNEAWVNESGTAGFSYRPSRDVALTVGDPAADDADVAQAVRDFAGFATDAGLIPALYTVHAPAMEAARAMGWTILQVAEEAVLDLPDLAFRGKAYQDVRTALNHARKEGIEAVWTTFCDCPAGQRDQIRAISQAWASDKPLPEMGFTLGGLAELDDSETRLLLAVDADGTVQGVTSWLPVYRDGRIIGLTLDFMRRREGGFRPVMEFLIGRAAQDAQAEGLEILSLSGAPLTRSAPADGGAASPFDPLLDLLASVLEPAYGFASLHAYKRKFKPRAVPMYLAVPDVVDLPTVGIAIARAYLPDLKPSQTARFAQVLMNRD is encoded by the coding sequence ATGCCGTCGGCCTCGTCCACCACGACTCCCCCGGACGTACCCGAGAGCGACCCCTCCCCGGTGTCCTCCTCCGCCTCATCCGTCTCCTCACCGTCTCCCGCTGCGGAACCCTCCCAGCCCTCCCGGCCCGCCCGGAAGCGCCCCGGGGCGCCCGCTACCACCTCTACTACCTCCGGGGCCGCAGCGCCGTCGTCCGCGCCAACAGCGTCGTCGTCCGCGCCGGCCTCGGGCCTCAGGTCATACGCGCACCGGGCCTGGCGGGCCACCCGCACCTGGTTGGCCCCGGCACCGGCGGCAACCGCCTCCGCCGTGATCGTCCTCCTGGTCGGGCTCGTCCTCATGCCCTGGGGCCACCGCGGCCAGATGGCCCTGGCCGCTCTCATCAACCGGCCCGAGCGGGCCTGGACCCTGCTGACCGCCTGGGCGGCCCCCGGCCACCTGGTGCCGGTGGCGGGCGTCATCGCGCTGCTGTCCATCGGGGTCCTGCTGGAGCGGCTCCTGGGGACGCAGCGGTGGCTGGTCACCGGCGTCATCTCCGCCGCCGGGGGCATCGCCCTGGCCCAGGCGCTCTACCCGCTCATCGGGCGGGTGTGGGAGGCCTGGTCCCCCTACCTCGTCCACGCCCCGATCCAGGGTGTCAGCCTGCCCATGGCCGGCCTGGTGGCGGCCTCCACCAGTGTCATGCGCCCCTCCTGGCGGCGTCGCGTGCGCCTGGTCATGTTCGCCGTCCTCATCGTCTCGGCCGCGGTGACCGGCACCGTGGGGGCCCTGGCGCGCCTGGGGTCGGGCGTCGTCGGCCTCGTCCTGGGCATCGTGCTGGAGCGCGGGCAGCAGACCGCCCCCTCCCAGGAGCTGCCCCGGCGGGTGGAGCGCGAGCTCGTGGCCTTCCTGGTGGCCTGCTGGTCGGTGGGCTGCGCCCTGGCGGTCCTGAGCAACGCCGCCGGCCCCCTGGCCGACGCCCGCTACGGGCTGACCCCCGCCATCCTGCCCAAGGACGCCGTCGTCTACCCGGTCGAGCTGCTCCTGCTGTGCATGCCGGCCGTTCTTCAGCTGGTCCTGGCCGACGGTCTGCGCCGCGGACGCCGCTCGGCGGCCCTGGGCACGATCGCCCTCCAGATGTTCCTGGGGGCCTGCGCCGCCATGTTCGCCCTGGTGGAGAAGATCATCGACGAGCAGCTGCCCGAGTCCGCCACCACCACGGCCCGGATCCTGCACAGCTGGCTGTACTCCGGCCACCTGCTGGTGCCGCTGCTGCTCAACATCGTGGTCATCAGCCTCGTGGTGTGGAAGAGGAGCTGCTTCACCCTGGGCTCACGCCCCGGCGTCATCCGCCGCGCCGTCATCGCCTGGGTCCTCACCGGCCTCGGTGGGGCCGCCGTCAGCGTGTTCGGGGGACTGCTCATCTCCCGGGACTTCTCCCCCTACGCGACCTGGTCCGACCTGCTGGAGACCTACCTGTCCTACCTGCTGCCCGTGAGCACCGGCGGCATCATGGGCCTCATCGTGGAGCCCCTGACCCCGATGGCCCACCTCGTCACCGAGTGGGTGCCGGTCGCCGTGTGGCTCCTGACGATCCTGTGGGTGTGGCTCGCCCAGTCGGCGCCCGCCCGCACCCGGGTCTCCAGCCGCGAGGAGCTCACCGAGCTGGTGCGCAGCCGCGGCGCCGGGACCCTGGGCTGGATGCTCACCTGGGAGGGCAACGAGGCCTGGGTCAATGAGTCGGGCACGGCTGGCTTCTCCTACCGGCCCAGCCGCGACGTCGCCCTGACGGTCGGGGACCCGGCCGCCGACGACGCCGACGTGGCCCAGGCGGTGCGCGACTTCGCCGGTTTCGCCACCGACGCCGGACTCATCCCGGCCCTCTACACAGTGCACGCCCCGGCCATGGAGGCGGCCCGCGCCATGGGCTGGACGATTCTGCAGGTGGCCGAGGAGGCCGTCCTGGACCTGCCGGACCTGGCCTTCCGCGGCAAGGCCTACCAGGACGTGCGCACCGCCCTCAACCACGCCCGCAAGGAGGGCATCGAGGCCGTGTGGACCACCTTCTGCGACTGCCCGGCCGGCCAGCGCGACCAGATCCGCGCCATCTCCCAGGCCTGGGCCAGTGACAAGCCGCTGCCGGAGATGGGATTCACCCTCGGCGGCCTGGCCGAGCTCGACGACTCCGAGACGCGCCTGCTGCTGGCCGTTGACGCCGACGGCACCGTCCAGGGCGTCACCTCCTGGCTGCCGGTCTACCGCGACGGGCGGATCATCGGCCTGACCCTGGACTTCATGCGGCGCCGCGAGGGCGGCTTCCGCCCCGTCATGGAGTTCCTCATCGGGCGCGCCGCCCAGGACGCCCAGGCCGAGGGCCTGGAGATCCTGTCCCTGTCCGGGGCGCCGCTGACCCGCTCCGCACCGGCCGACGGCGGCGCCGCCTCCCCCTTCGACCCGCTGCTCGACCTGCTGGCCTCCGTGCTGGAGCCGGCCTACGGCTTCGCCTCCCTGCACGCCTACAAGCGCAAGTTCAAGCCGCGGGCGGTGCCCATGTACCTGGCGGTCCCCGACGTCGTCGACCTGCCCACCGTGGGGATCGCGATCGCCCGGGCCTACCTGCCCGACCTCAAGCCCTCCCAGACGGCGCGCTTCGCCCAGGTGCTCATGAACCGCGACTGA